The Streptomyces sp. NBC_01689 genome includes a window with the following:
- a CDS encoding ABC transporter permease, translating to MSPDLMPETVAAPADHASAKPGRAHSRALAARRRRLIVAAARAVLLVAVLGLWEVFARAEIIDPFNFSMPSKIWDQIYTWTTHGTALGSLGEQIWFTLHEALLGWIIGVVSGVVFGIALGRIAFLADVLGPYIKVLNSIPRIVLAPIFVIWFGLGPASKIASAVVLVFFPVFFNAFQGAREVDRNLVANARILGASDRRVTLQVVIPSATSWIFTSLHVSFGFALIGAIVGEYIGATKGIGLLVAQSQGTFNAAGVYAAMVILAVVALLAEGLLTFAERRIFRWKPSDSES from the coding sequence ATGTCGCCTGACCTCATGCCCGAGACCGTCGCGGCCCCGGCCGACCACGCGTCGGCCAAGCCCGGACGCGCCCACTCACGGGCCCTGGCCGCCCGCAGACGACGGTTGATCGTCGCCGCCGCCCGCGCGGTGCTCCTGGTCGCCGTGCTCGGTCTGTGGGAGGTGTTCGCGCGGGCCGAGATCATCGATCCGTTCAACTTCTCGATGCCGTCGAAGATCTGGGACCAGATCTACACCTGGACGACCCACGGGACCGCGCTCGGTTCGCTCGGCGAACAGATCTGGTTCACGCTCCACGAAGCGCTGCTCGGCTGGATCATCGGTGTGGTGTCCGGTGTGGTCTTCGGGATCGCGCTGGGCCGGATCGCCTTCCTCGCCGATGTCCTTGGTCCATACATCAAGGTGCTCAACTCCATACCGAGGATCGTGCTGGCCCCGATCTTCGTGATCTGGTTCGGACTCGGTCCCGCCTCCAAGATCGCCTCCGCGGTGGTCCTGGTGTTCTTCCCGGTCTTCTTCAACGCGTTCCAGGGCGCCCGTGAGGTCGACCGCAATCTGGTCGCCAACGCCCGGATCCTCGGCGCCAGCGACCGCCGGGTGACGCTTCAGGTCGTCATCCCGTCCGCCACCTCGTGGATCTTCACCAGCCTTCATGTCAGCTTCGGCTTCGCGCTCATCGGCGCGATCGTCGGGGAGTACATCGGCGCCACCAAGGGCATCGGTCTGCTCGTCGCCCAGTCACAGGGCACCTTCAACGCGGCCGGTGTGTACGCCGCGATGGTCATCCTCGCCGTGGTCGCCCTGCTGGCCGAGGGACTGCTCACCTTCGCCGAGCGCCGCATCTTCCGCTGGAAGCCGTCGGACTCCGAGAGCTGA
- a CDS encoding ABC transporter substrate-binding protein, whose amino-acid sequence MRKTARYSALAAAGLLALSSLTACANDAASSTADSGSDAGGGKGEHVKIMVGGLDKVIYMPAMLTQRLGYFGEQGLDVELLSEPAGVQAETALVSGQVQGAVGFYDHTLDLQTKGKSVESVVQFSHAPGEVELVSSKRADDITSPKDFKGRKLGITGLGSSTDFLTKYLAVKNGVKVSDFSPVAVGAGPTFISALQKGAIDGGMTTDPTVATVLQKGLGKVLIDMRTPQGSTEAFGGPYPSSSLYMQTDWVNGHKETVQKLANAFVKTLAWMSTHSASEIAAKMPADYSQGDKKLYATAIQSTLPMFTKDGVMPEGGPETVEKVLKAFNPNFKNVKVDLGKTFTTEFVKKATG is encoded by the coding sequence ATGCGCAAGACCGCCAGATACTCCGCGCTGGCAGCAGCCGGTCTGCTCGCCCTCTCCTCCCTCACCGCCTGCGCCAACGACGCGGCCTCCTCCACCGCCGACAGCGGCAGCGACGCGGGGGGCGGCAAGGGGGAGCACGTCAAGATCATGGTGGGCGGCCTGGACAAGGTCATCTACATGCCGGCGATGCTCACCCAGCGGCTCGGCTACTTCGGCGAGCAGGGCCTCGACGTCGAACTCCTCAGCGAGCCGGCCGGTGTGCAGGCGGAGACCGCGCTCGTCTCCGGTCAGGTCCAGGGGGCCGTCGGCTTCTACGACCACACCCTCGACCTGCAGACCAAGGGCAAGTCCGTCGAGTCCGTCGTGCAGTTCTCGCACGCGCCCGGCGAGGTGGAGCTGGTCTCCTCCAAGCGCGCGGACGACATCACGTCGCCCAAGGACTTCAAGGGCAGGAAGCTCGGCATCACGGGACTCGGCTCCTCCACCGACTTCCTCACCAAGTACCTGGCGGTCAAGAACGGCGTGAAGGTCAGCGACTTCTCACCGGTCGCCGTCGGCGCCGGGCCGACCTTCATCTCCGCGCTCCAGAAGGGCGCGATCGACGGCGGCATGACGACGGACCCGACGGTCGCCACGGTCCTGCAGAAGGGCCTGGGCAAGGTGCTCATCGACATGCGCACACCGCAGGGTTCGACGGAGGCGTTCGGCGGCCCGTACCCCTCGTCCAGCCTCTACATGCAGACGGACTGGGTGAACGGTCACAAGGAGACGGTCCAGAAGCTGGCCAACGCCTTCGTGAAGACGCTCGCGTGGATGTCCACGCACAGCGCGTCCGAGATCGCCGCCAAGATGCCCGCCGACTACTCGCAGGGCGACAAGAAGCTCTACGCCACCGCCATCCAGAGCACCCTGCCGATGTTCACCAAGGACGGGGTGATGCCCGAGGGCGGACCCGAGACCGTCGAGAAGGTGCTCAAGGCGTTCAACCCCAACTTCAAGAACGTCAAGGTGGATCTGGGCAAGACCTTCACCACGGAGTTCGTGAAGAAGGCCACCGGCTGA